The Thermoleophilum album genome contains a region encoding:
- a CDS encoding PLP-dependent aminotransferase family protein, with protein MSGGRRGGSLPPQVERYARLLARRTQAMRSTAMRDLMSITERPEVISLAGGLPDTASFPPRVFAEIFESIASEACARALQYGPTEGLAETKRCIREVMSAEGMRVDPQDVIVTTGGQQVIDLVARALVDPGDVVIAEGPTYPGAIPAFCSYEAEIVQISVDDEGLRVDELAEQLEQLRALGKRVKLLYTVPTFQNPAGVTLATGRRRRILELAREYGFLILEDNPYGLLRYEGEPTTPLFALDGGEQVIYLGTFSKILAPGIRLGWVVAPTPVREKINIGKQAADLCTSTLSQLMVHAYFERQRWRSYVELVSTIYRRRRDTLLNALAEHLPPEATWTVPRGGLFVWVTLPDYIDTTDLLARALRENVAFVPGEQAFVDGRGKSSMRLNFSGCDEQQIREGVRRIGEVVEEQIALYGTLTGQPRHGARSGRRESTAKEPGREGAGSEPGRVVPMRRRAPGHR; from the coding sequence ATGAGCGGCGGCCGTAGAGGCGGGTCCCTGCCCCCACAGGTCGAGCGCTACGCACGGTTACTGGCCCGCCGCACCCAAGCCATGCGTTCGACCGCGATGCGCGACCTGATGTCGATCACAGAGCGCCCAGAGGTGATCTCGTTGGCGGGCGGCCTGCCTGACACTGCGAGCTTTCCGCCCCGCGTGTTCGCGGAGATCTTCGAGAGCATCGCGAGCGAGGCGTGCGCGCGCGCGCTTCAGTACGGGCCGACCGAGGGTCTTGCGGAGACCAAGCGCTGCATCCGTGAGGTGATGTCGGCCGAGGGGATGCGTGTCGATCCGCAGGACGTGATCGTTACCACCGGTGGCCAGCAGGTGATCGACCTCGTCGCGCGCGCGCTTGTCGACCCTGGCGATGTCGTGATCGCCGAGGGTCCGACCTACCCAGGCGCGATTCCGGCTTTCTGCTCCTACGAGGCGGAGATCGTCCAGATTTCGGTCGACGACGAGGGCTTGCGGGTCGACGAGCTCGCCGAGCAGCTCGAACAGCTGCGCGCCCTCGGCAAGCGGGTGAAGCTGCTCTACACGGTCCCGACCTTCCAGAACCCGGCGGGCGTCACGCTGGCGACTGGGCGGCGGCGGCGGATCCTCGAGCTGGCCCGCGAGTACGGGTTCCTGATCCTCGAGGACAACCCGTACGGCCTACTGCGGTACGAAGGCGAGCCGACGACCCCGCTGTTCGCGCTCGACGGTGGCGAGCAGGTCATCTACCTGGGCACCTTCTCGAAGATCCTCGCCCCCGGCATTCGCCTGGGCTGGGTCGTCGCACCGACCCCGGTGCGGGAGAAGATCAACATCGGCAAACAGGCCGCCGACCTCTGCACCTCAACACTCTCGCAGTTGATGGTTCACGCCTACTTCGAGCGCCAGCGCTGGCGCTCTTACGTGGAGCTGGTGAGCACGATCTACCGCCGGCGTCGCGACACGCTGCTGAACGCCCTGGCCGAGCACCTGCCGCCGGAAGCGACCTGGACGGTTCCGCGCGGCGGGCTGTTCGTGTGGGTGACGCTGCCCGACTACATCGACACGACCGACCTGCTGGCGCGTGCGCTGCGCGAAAACGTGGCTTTCGTGCCGGGCGAGCAGGCGTTCGTCGACGGGCGTGGCAAGAGCTCGATGCGGTTGAACTTCTCGGGCTGCGACGAGCAACAGATCCGTGAGGGTGTGCGGCGCATCGGTGAGGTCGTCGAAGAACAGATCGCCCTCTACGGCACCCTCACCGGACAACCTCGGCACGGCGCCCGGTCGGGCAGACGGGAGTCAACAGCAAAGGAACCGGGGCGCGAGGGCGCCGGCTCGGAGCCGGGCCGGGTCGTGCCGATGCGTCGCCGGGCTCCCGGTCACAGATGA
- a CDS encoding alkaline phosphatase family protein, which produces MASRGLILAVVDSLRPDALERAVRSGAAPTLAALVAAGDGIRPLLSVFPSLTPAAAATIATGAPVDVHRIPSINWYSRDEQRYVEYGTSLAASRAFGVLSVLSDTVYNLNLAHLPRDVPTIFERLEDAGLVCACTTYLVFRGRHRHRPTSGPGVARLATATRFRQAVWGPRELFYADLFASRELPCSSLLGLPGRRDPHAACVAEHLLREDAFDFLLLSLPDTDTRSHRLGPRAQHQALASAERALERVVKAAGGVDALLDRYAVVVCSDHGQSAVERTLDLGRVLSDRRLLRPVDPRPADAELALSPGGRITMVYALVDDRNRRSRLLRRLRRRLRDLPGVAFVASKVRGEAVIEGPGGELRFAPGDDTRDEYGDRWSFSGATELLELSYADGLVRSARYPRAFARLWSALSCATAGDLFVVAEPGVEFVDWGGASHLGGGSHGGLDAEDSTGVLVAAGLEAVAPERDDRYLALTDLVPLALRHFSVSPTH; this is translated from the coding sequence ATGGCCTCACGGGGGCTGATCCTGGCGGTGGTCGATTCGCTCCGGCCCGATGCCCTCGAGCGGGCGGTGCGCTCGGGTGCTGCGCCGACGCTCGCCGCGTTGGTCGCGGCGGGCGACGGAATCCGTCCGCTTCTTTCCGTCTTTCCGTCGTTGACCCCCGCGGCCGCGGCAACGATCGCCACCGGAGCCCCGGTCGACGTTCACCGCATTCCCTCGATCAATTGGTACTCGCGCGACGAGCAGCGCTACGTCGAGTACGGAACCTCGCTCGCCGCGTCACGCGCCTTCGGGGTCCTCTCGGTGCTTTCTGACACTGTCTACAACCTCAACCTCGCACACTTGCCGCGCGACGTGCCGACGATTTTCGAGCGGCTGGAAGACGCCGGTTTGGTCTGTGCCTGTACGACCTACCTCGTGTTCCGGGGACGTCATCGGCATCGTCCGACTAGCGGCCCGGGAGTCGCGCGTCTAGCCACCGCCACTCGCTTTCGCCAAGCCGTTTGGGGCCCGCGGGAGTTGTTCTACGCCGATCTGTTTGCCAGCCGTGAACTGCCCTGTAGCTCGCTGCTCGGGCTGCCGGGTCGTAGAGATCCCCACGCCGCCTGCGTGGCCGAGCACCTGCTGCGGGAGGATGCCTTCGACTTTTTGCTTTTGTCGTTGCCTGATACCGATACGCGCTCACACCGTCTCGGCCCGCGGGCCCAACATCAGGCGCTCGCCAGCGCGGAGCGCGCGCTCGAGCGGGTGGTCAAAGCCGCGGGCGGTGTCGATGCCTTGCTTGACCGCTATGCGGTCGTCGTTTGCTCGGACCACGGCCAAAGCGCGGTCGAGCGAACCCTCGACCTTGGGCGGGTGTTGTCCGATCGGCGCTTGCTGCGCCCTGTTGACCCGAGACCGGCCGATGCCGAGCTGGCGCTCTCACCAGGCGGCAGGATCACGATGGTCTATGCGCTGGTCGACGACCGCAACCGACGCAGCAGGCTTCTTCGCCGGCTAAGGAGACGCCTGCGCGACCTTCCCGGGGTTGCCTTCGTGGCATCGAAGGTTCGGGGCGAAGCCGTGATCGAGGGCCCCGGTGGCGAGCTTCGCTTCGCACCGGGCGACGACACGCGCGACGAGTACGGCGATCGTTGGTCGTTCAGCGGCGCAACTGAGCTTCTCGAGTTGTCGTACGCCGACGGCCTGGTGCGGTCGGCGCGCTACCCGCGCGCCTTCGCCCGTCTCTGGAGTGCCCTCTCCTGTGCGACCGCTGGCGACCTCTTCGTGGTCGCCGAGCCCGGTGTCGAGTTCGTCGATTGGGGCGGCGCTAGTCACCTCGGGGGTGGGAGCCACGGTGGGCTCGACGCCGAGGACTCGACCGGCGTGCTTGTGGCCGCGGGTCTCGAGGCGGTCGCTCCCGAGCGAGACGATCGATACCTCGCCCTAACGGACCTGGTACCGCTGGCACTTAGGCACTTCTCGGTGTCCCCGACCCACTAG
- a CDS encoding GtrA family protein, producing MQDPTALDNWIVANATRVRLGLRRPHNWLQLAKFCTVGASGYVVNLSVFAVCVHALGLHYLEAATLAFACALTNNFLWNRRWTFRAHDGRPAFQAARFVLVSVIAFLFAASVLEFLVAVVGLPELPAQAVAIVVATPLNFLGNKMWSFARAR from the coding sequence ATGCAAGATCCAACGGCGCTTGACAACTGGATCGTTGCCAACGCCACCCGCGTTCGCCTCGGCCTGCGTCGTCCCCACAACTGGCTCCAGCTGGCCAAGTTCTGCACGGTAGGAGCCTCCGGCTACGTCGTGAACCTCTCGGTATTCGCCGTCTGCGTGCACGCCCTTGGGCTTCACTATCTGGAGGCTGCCACCCTTGCTTTCGCGTGCGCGCTGACGAACAACTTCCTATGGAACCGCCGCTGGACCTTTCGGGCGCACGACGGCCGACCCGCGTTCCAGGCTGCGCGCTTCGTGCTCGTGAGCGTGATCGCTTTCCTCTTTGCGGCATCGGTGCTCGAGTTCTTGGTAGCCGTGGTCGGTCTCCCAGAGCTGCCGGCTCAGGCAGTCGCGATCGTGGTGGCAACACCACTCAACTTCCTGGGCAACAAGATGTGGAGCTTCGCTCGGGCCCGCTAG
- a CDS encoding glycosyltransferase 87 family protein: protein MRHLVRRALALAAFLTLLVGVSGRPALAASLTAPPSFDKPPVGWRLSAEQAITIARRSHAFQSQRERRGELAASAYMAPGKRWQVGFFAGRREVAQVHVDDRSGRIVEQWTGYQVAWSMARGYPGAFGRVVNAPYVWLPLCLLFLLPFVDLRRPLRPLHFDLLAVLAFGVSHFFFNRGEIGWSVPLAYGPLVWLALRATWLAARPSCPRGRLIPVFPLSVLALGLVVLVAFRVALNVLDSNVIDVGYASVVGADRIADGRPLYDPNFAPDIDHGDTYGSFTYLAYVPFEQALPWSGRWDELPAAHAAALAFDLLTLVALMAVGWRIAGGDRRRRSELALALGWAWASCPYAAFVVQSNSNDGLVAALIALALLAATGRSRSPATLGRSLFAALAVAAKFAPAVAAPALIVGQGERRKFSLALGGIFAATVVGALLVAFLPDGGWRALWERTVGYQADRLTPFSIYGQVPTLEPLRTALTAIAGLAAAVLAFVPKRRDLATLAALVTLSLVLVQLAAGYWFYLYVAWFLPAWLIAVIGPWGRGGHLRTAERLSYVASGAATRSIERARPSPFVSTSTPCNHGSSSVGSKRA, encoded by the coding sequence GTGCGGCATCTTGTGCGGCGCGCACTTGCTTTGGCTGCGTTTCTGACCTTGCTCGTCGGGGTGTCCGGGCGGCCCGCACTAGCTGCTTCGCTGACGGCGCCCCCGAGCTTCGATAAGCCGCCGGTCGGCTGGCGGCTGTCGGCTGAACAGGCGATCACGATCGCTCGGCGGAGCCACGCGTTCCAGTCGCAGCGCGAGCGGCGCGGCGAGCTCGCTGCGAGCGCCTACATGGCTCCCGGCAAGCGCTGGCAGGTCGGCTTCTTCGCGGGGCGCCGCGAGGTCGCGCAGGTTCACGTCGACGACCGGAGCGGTCGGATCGTGGAGCAGTGGACCGGTTACCAAGTCGCCTGGTCGATGGCGCGGGGCTATCCCGGTGCTTTCGGGCGGGTGGTCAACGCGCCGTACGTCTGGCTGCCCCTCTGCCTGCTCTTCTTGCTCCCGTTCGTCGACCTGCGACGGCCGCTGCGGCCGCTGCATTTCGACCTCTTGGCAGTACTGGCCTTCGGTGTTTCTCACTTCTTCTTCAACCGCGGGGAGATCGGTTGGTCGGTGCCGCTCGCGTACGGTCCCCTCGTCTGGCTCGCCTTGCGCGCGACCTGGTTGGCGGCTCGCCCCAGCTGCCCGCGGGGACGACTGATCCCCGTGTTCCCGCTGTCGGTGCTCGCCCTCGGGCTGGTGGTGCTTGTCGCCTTTCGGGTCGCTCTCAACGTTCTCGACTCGAACGTCATCGACGTCGGGTACGCGAGCGTTGTTGGGGCCGACCGAATTGCCGATGGGCGGCCGCTCTACGACCCCAACTTCGCGCCCGACATCGACCACGGCGACACCTACGGATCGTTCACTTACCTCGCTTACGTTCCGTTCGAACAAGCCCTACCGTGGAGTGGCCGCTGGGATGAGCTGCCGGCGGCTCACGCTGCCGCGCTGGCTTTCGATCTTTTGACCCTGGTTGCGCTGATGGCTGTCGGCTGGCGGATCGCTGGCGGCGATCGACGCCGACGCAGCGAGTTGGCCTTGGCGCTCGGCTGGGCGTGGGCGAGTTGCCCCTACGCCGCGTTTGTCGTTCAGAGCAACAGCAATGACGGCCTGGTTGCTGCGCTCATCGCCTTGGCGCTGTTGGCGGCAACGGGGCGCAGTCGCTCGCCCGCGACGCTAGGGCGCTCACTGTTCGCAGCACTGGCCGTGGCTGCGAAGTTCGCGCCAGCAGTTGCCGCCCCCGCACTGATCGTGGGTCAGGGGGAGCGACGAAAGTTCTCGCTGGCGCTCGGGGGGATCTTCGCCGCGACCGTGGTCGGTGCGTTGCTGGTGGCCTTCCTGCCCGACGGCGGCTGGCGCGCGCTCTGGGAACGCACGGTCGGCTACCAGGCCGACCGCCTGACACCGTTCAGCATCTACGGTCAGGTACCGACGCTGGAGCCACTGCGCACGGCGCTAACCGCGATCGCCGGCTTAGCAGCGGCAGTGCTGGCGTTTGTGCCCAAGCGTCGCGATCTGGCGACGCTCGCGGCCTTGGTCACGCTGTCCCTGGTGCTCGTACAGCTGGCGGCGGGGTACTGGTTCTACCTGTACGTGGCTTGGTTCCTGCCCGCCTGGCTGATCGCGGTGATCGGACCGTGGGGAAGGGGAGGGCACCTCCGGACGGCGGAGCGACTTAGTTACGTCGCAAGCGGCGCGGCAACGCGCTCGATCGAGCGGGCGCGACCATCCCCCTTCGTTTCGACCAGCACCCCGTGCAACCACGGGTCTTCGTCGGTCGGTTCGAAACGCGCGTAG
- a CDS encoding TIGR00282 family metallophosphoesterase gives MRILFVGDIVGSCGRRCVRELVPELRSRLAADVVVANAENAAAGLGVTERTARELFDAGCDVLTLGNHAFRRPESYDFLDSEERIVRPANFPRGSPGRGHAVVAVGEERLAVLNLCGTVFLEAARSPFAEVDSLIAQLRDQGVRHLLVDFHAEATSEKVAFGWYVDGRVSACLGTHTHVQTADERVLPAGTAYITDVGMTGGRGGVIGVRREPALERFLRMTYARFEPTDEDPWLHGVLVETKGDGRARSIERVAAPLAT, from the coding sequence ATGCGCATTCTCTTCGTCGGCGACATCGTCGGTAGCTGTGGGCGCCGCTGCGTGCGCGAGCTGGTGCCCGAACTGCGTTCGCGGCTGGCTGCCGACGTCGTCGTCGCCAACGCCGAGAACGCCGCTGCCGGTCTCGGTGTCACCGAGCGCACGGCGCGCGAGCTGTTCGATGCCGGCTGCGACGTGCTGACGCTCGGCAACCACGCCTTCCGACGCCCCGAGAGCTACGACTTCCTGGACAGCGAGGAGCGGATCGTGCGTCCAGCGAACTTCCCTCGCGGTAGCCCGGGTCGCGGGCACGCCGTGGTGGCGGTCGGCGAGGAGCGGCTAGCGGTCCTGAACCTCTGCGGGACGGTGTTCCTCGAGGCCGCCCGTTCGCCTTTCGCCGAAGTCGACAGTCTGATCGCGCAGCTCCGTGACCAGGGCGTGCGACATCTGCTGGTCGACTTCCACGCCGAGGCCACCAGCGAGAAGGTCGCCTTCGGTTGGTACGTCGACGGACGCGTAAGCGCCTGCCTCGGTACGCACACCCACGTGCAAACCGCCGACGAGCGGGTGCTTCCCGCGGGCACCGCTTACATCACTGACGTCGGTATGACCGGCGGCCGCGGGGGCGTGATCGGTGTGCGCCGAGAACCAGCCCTCGAGCGCTTCCTGCGGATGACCTACGCGCGTTTCGAACCGACCGACGAAGACCCGTGGTTGCACGGGGTGCTGGTCGAAACGAAGGGGGATGGTCGCGCCCGCTCGATCGAGCGCGTTGCCGCGCCGCTTGCGACGTAA
- a CDS encoding ABC transporter ATP-binding protein yields the protein MERPAVSPRPDPVTATPVLSARTLVKRYGSRTALAGVSLAVKAGELVAVIGPNGAGKTTLLSLLAGLAAPDEGEIFGPAGKVGWVPQGAAVYGRLTVRENLELFAQLEAVDDPERRVAEALAACALEERAAQRAEALSGGLKQRLNLAIGLLADPSVLLLDEPTTALDPRQRDNFWSILSGLAGAGTAIVYTTHLVHEAEQYADRVLVIADGELLFEGSPGALAAAVGAQGLDFEQAFVRFLHARGH from the coding sequence ATGGAGCGTCCCGCCGTCTCGCCCCGCCCCGACCCGGTGACCGCCACCCCCGTGTTGAGCGCTCGTACGCTGGTCAAGCGCTACGGATCGCGAACCGCGCTGGCAGGGGTGTCGCTCGCGGTGAAGGCCGGCGAGCTGGTTGCCGTGATCGGTCCCAACGGCGCCGGTAAAACAACCCTGTTGTCATTACTGGCTGGATTGGCGGCGCCGGACGAGGGCGAAATCTTCGGCCCCGCCGGCAAGGTCGGCTGGGTCCCCCAAGGCGCGGCTGTCTACGGGCGTTTGACAGTACGCGAGAACCTCGAACTGTTCGCACAGCTGGAAGCCGTTGACGATCCTGAAAGGCGGGTCGCCGAGGCACTCGCCGCCTGTGCGCTCGAGGAGCGCGCGGCGCAGCGTGCCGAGGCCCTCTCGGGCGGCTTGAAGCAGCGCCTGAACTTGGCGATCGGACTGCTCGCGGACCCCAGTGTCCTGCTCCTCGACGAACCGACGACGGCGCTCGATCCCCGTCAACGCGACAACTTCTGGTCGATCCTCAGCGGCCTAGCCGGTGCGGGGACGGCGATCGTCTACACCACGCATCTCGTCCACGAGGCCGAGCAGTACGCCGACCGCGTGTTGGTTATCGCCGACGGCGAGCTGCTATTCGAGGGTTCGCCGGGTGCGCTGGCTGCGGCAGTCGGAGCACAAGGCCTCGATTTCGAGCAAGCGTTCGTGCGCTTCCTGCACGCGCGCGGGCACTGA
- a CDS encoding ABC transporter permease, whose translation MTALLRKDLLILRRSPLLLALLLLYPVVLALLVGLALSRGPEKPRIAIVDQLPPEERTVQIAGREFDLPTAARELRKAVEPVSVASPREAERLVRRGEVLAAIVIPPDTIDRLQSRLEPARVTVLYNAEDPVKARFVNDTIKARLRDANAAIGRALVDAALDDLGLVLNGGRVSIFGREIEILGLRGSERELRAAARSTSGETRRRIERVARFASLARRNLGASGGLLRALSEPISVEERIVRGRRGSLDQFAVAVAVGLAVMFVAMLLGAGGLALEREEGVLGRLRRVAGIDRILLAKALLATLAGLVGGALLVLVTARLVPAVSSGPPVWLVALAFAGGAFGCVGLALGALARDTRASSLLAVLAGLPLALLALVPSGAVDRQVYDLARLLSAIFPFSPALDALERGLRGALAPGALLHLAVLALAYGALARIALRRPAPGAP comes from the coding sequence GTGACCGCTCTGCTCCGCAAGGACCTCCTGATCCTGCGCCGCTCGCCTCTTCTCTTGGCATTGCTGCTGCTGTACCCGGTCGTGTTGGCCTTGCTAGTCGGGCTCGCGCTCTCGCGAGGCCCGGAAAAGCCGCGGATCGCGATCGTCGATCAACTGCCGCCTGAGGAGCGCACTGTGCAGATCGCTGGTCGCGAGTTCGACCTGCCGACCGCAGCGCGCGAGCTGCGCAAAGCGGTCGAGCCGGTCTCCGTCGCGTCCCCTCGCGAGGCGGAGCGTTTGGTGCGAAGGGGAGAGGTGTTGGCGGCGATCGTGATCCCGCCGGACACGATCGACCGGTTGCAGTCGCGCCTCGAGCCCGCGCGGGTGACGGTGCTCTACAACGCCGAGGACCCGGTCAAGGCGCGTTTCGTCAACGACACGATCAAGGCCCGGCTGCGCGACGCCAACGCCGCGATCGGGAGAGCTCTCGTCGACGCTGCGCTCGACGACCTCGGTCTGGTGCTGAACGGTGGGCGGGTTTCGATCTTCGGCCGCGAGATCGAGATCCTCGGGCTCCGCGGCTCCGAGCGTGAGCTGCGCGCTGCCGCTCGCTCCACCAGCGGCGAGACGCGCCGGCGCATCGAGCGCGTCGCCCGTTTCGCCTCGTTGGCGCGCCGCAATCTGGGAGCCTCGGGGGGACTGCTGAGAGCGCTCAGCGAACCGATCTCGGTGGAAGAGCGGATCGTGCGCGGCAGGCGCGGATCGCTCGACCAGTTCGCGGTCGCGGTCGCCGTCGGTCTCGCGGTGATGTTCGTGGCGATGCTGCTCGGTGCCGGGGGGCTCGCGCTGGAGCGCGAGGAGGGCGTGCTAGGGCGCTTGCGACGCGTCGCCGGGATCGATCGCATCCTGTTGGCCAAGGCGCTGCTCGCAACGCTCGCCGGGCTCGTTGGCGGCGCCCTGCTCGTGCTCGTTACCGCTCGGCTCGTTCCAGCGGTGAGCAGCGGGCCCCCGGTCTGGCTGGTCGCGCTCGCGTTCGCGGGCGGTGCCTTTGGCTGTGTAGGTCTGGCGCTCGGTGCGTTGGCCCGCGACACGCGCGCTTCCTCGCTGCTTGCGGTGCTCGCTGGGCTACCACTGGCGCTGCTCGCGCTGGTCCCGTCGGGCGCTGTCGACCGTCAGGTGTATGACCTCGCGCGGTTGCTTAGCGCGATCTTCCCCTTCTCGCCCGCGCTCGACGCGCTGGAGCGGGGCCTGCGGGGAGCGCTCGCGCCAGGTGCGCTGCTGCACCTCGCCGTCCTCGCGCTGGCTTACGGCGCGCTTGCCCGAATCGCGCTTCGGCGACCGGCGCCGGGCGCCCCGTAA
- the hemB gene encoding porphobilinogen synthase, giving the protein MGFPATRLRRLRRSAGLRELVRETDLAPGHLVLPLFVHLEETASPVDGMPGVERLPISGAVARSKRARELGVPAVLLFGIPPTKDDLGSQAWDDEGVVQLAVQALKAEVPELVVLTDVCLCQYTSHGHCGVLAADGSVDNDATLELLARTAVSHARAGADAVAPSDMMDGRVAAIRAALDEEGFGERAIVSYAAKFASAFYGPFRAAADSAPAFGDRRGYQLDPANLRQALREVELDVAEGADVVMVKPALPYLDVIARVRDAVRVPVAAYNVSGEYAMLKYAAAAGALDERAAVLEALLAMRRAGADLIVTYFADEVAGWLT; this is encoded by the coding sequence ATGGGTTTCCCGGCGACGCGCCTGCGCCGGCTTCGACGCAGTGCAGGTCTTAGAGAGCTGGTGCGCGAGACGGACCTCGCGCCCGGGCACCTTGTACTACCGCTGTTCGTCCACCTCGAGGAAACGGCGTCGCCGGTCGACGGCATGCCCGGTGTCGAACGCCTGCCGATCTCCGGGGCGGTGGCGCGTAGCAAGCGGGCGCGCGAGCTGGGGGTGCCGGCCGTGCTGCTGTTCGGGATTCCCCCGACCAAGGACGATCTTGGGTCCCAGGCCTGGGACGACGAGGGAGTCGTGCAGCTCGCGGTGCAGGCGCTCAAAGCGGAAGTTCCCGAGCTCGTCGTCCTCACCGACGTTTGCCTTTGCCAGTACACAAGCCACGGCCACTGCGGCGTTCTGGCCGCCGACGGAAGCGTCGACAACGACGCGACGCTGGAGTTGCTGGCCCGCACCGCTGTATCGCATGCGCGAGCCGGTGCCGACGCCGTGGCGCCGAGCGACATGATGGATGGCCGCGTAGCTGCGATTCGAGCTGCGCTCGACGAGGAGGGGTTCGGCGAGCGAGCGATCGTTTCTTACGCGGCGAAGTTCGCCTCCGCTTTCTACGGCCCCTTCCGAGCAGCGGCTGACTCGGCGCCCGCGTTCGGTGACAGGCGCGGGTACCAGCTTGATCCGGCCAACCTGCGTCAGGCCCTGCGCGAGGTTGAGCTCGACGTCGCCGAGGGCGCGGATGTCGTGATGGTCAAACCGGCGTTGCCCTACCTCGACGTCATTGCTCGCGTTCGCGACGCCGTGCGGGTACCGGTGGCCGCCTACAACGTGAGCGGCGAGTACGCCATGCTGAAGTACGCAGCTGCGGCTGGTGCGCTTGACGAGCGCGCAGCCGTACTCGAGGCCTTGCTGGCGATGCGGCGGGCCGGCGCCGATCTGATCGTCACCTACTTCGCCGACGAGGTAGCCGGGTGGCTGACGTGA
- a CDS encoding Lrp/AsnC family transcriptional regulator produces the protein MKARPKVRSRKYGAAIPLSDDDRRLLNLLQGKFPLLERPFAPIASELGWSEEQVVARTAWLLRKRIIREITPIFDTRALGYRSMLVAARVDPAHPHRAARVINSHPGVSHNYLRDHDFNLWFTIAVEPDSALGLEGTIEVLKRLSGATSMRMLPTLRLFKIRMDLEMEAGTAGLAAPVEAVEPRDPQPVALSEWDIALIRATQGPMTVTSRPFDAAAARLGGVSVDEVLEGLASLKERGALRRVAAILYHRRAGFSANGMGVWKVPEERVLEVGPRMAAFRGISHCYQRPTYPDWPYSLFTMAHGRSKAECDAILAAIARETGISERATLYSSTEFKKVRLLYFVDDYRRWEEEHAS, from the coding sequence GTGAAAGCACGCCCCAAGGTCCGGTCGCGGAAGTACGGCGCGGCGATTCCCCTGTCCGACGACGATCGCCGGCTGCTCAACCTCTTACAGGGCAAGTTTCCGCTGCTCGAGCGCCCGTTCGCGCCGATTGCCAGCGAGCTCGGCTGGAGCGAGGAGCAAGTGGTCGCGCGCACCGCCTGGCTTCTACGTAAACGCATCATTCGAGAGATCACGCCGATCTTCGACACCCGGGCCCTGGGCTACCGTTCGATGCTCGTTGCGGCGCGAGTCGATCCGGCGCACCCCCACCGGGCGGCACGAGTGATCAACTCGCACCCCGGCGTCTCGCATAACTACCTGCGCGACCACGACTTCAACCTCTGGTTCACGATCGCCGTCGAGCCCGACTCGGCGCTCGGGCTAGAGGGGACGATCGAGGTCCTCAAGCGCCTCAGCGGGGCTACTTCGATGCGAATGCTGCCGACCCTCAGGCTCTTCAAGATCCGCATGGACCTGGAAATGGAGGCGGGCACCGCGGGCCTCGCAGCCCCGGTCGAGGCGGTCGAGCCACGCGACCCGCAGCCGGTGGCGTTGAGCGAGTGGGACATCGCGCTGATCCGCGCCACACAAGGGCCGATGACGGTGACTTCGCGTCCCTTCGACGCGGCGGCAGCGCGCCTCGGTGGTGTCTCTGTCGACGAGGTGCTCGAGGGGCTCGCGTCGCTCAAGGAGCGGGGAGCGCTGCGGCGTGTGGCGGCGATCCTCTACCACCGCCGCGCCGGCTTCTCGGCTAACGGGATGGGTGTCTGGAAGGTGCCGGAGGAGCGTGTGCTCGAGGTCGGACCGCGGATGGCCGCGTTCCGCGGCATCTCGCACTGCTACCAGCGCCCGACTTATCCCGATTGGCCGTACTCGTTGTTCACGATGGCGCACGGCCGCTCGAAGGCGGAGTGCGACGCGATCCTCGCGGCGATCGCTCGCGAGACGGGGATCTCCGAGCGCGCCACGCTCTACTCCTCGACCGAGTTCAAGAAGGTTCGGTTGCTCTACTTCGTTGACGATTACCGGCGCTGGGAGGAGGAGCACGCGTCGTGA